In the Clostridium sporogenes genome, one interval contains:
- a CDS encoding NAD(P)-dependent oxidoreductase yields MKDVILVTGGLGFIGKKLVEKLKLEYKDYTIVVLDQYIRDYDDYIRSDITDFGEIYTNVKRINGNIKYIIHAASEVGRINGEEHPWKMIDSAVKGTLNLINIALEYDAKLVYFSTSEVYGDIFDDKEVIEKDMLNVSPLTLNNVYAISKLFGESLVRHYVKNYGLKAVSIRPFMVYGPGVYSSKYKSALDIFIWNILNEKEINVDKDCVRSWCHINDFIEGILLIVRKHDFDRNEYQAYNIGNNKEYKTIEESAKFITKELHADPNLIKRQKFNGKFKSQSKYFNTDKLENLGFIPKVSIEEGIQEMISWYKKVKKESIK; encoded by the coding sequence TTGAAAGATGTTATATTAGTTACAGGTGGATTAGGATTTATAGGCAAAAAATTAGTTGAAAAATTAAAACTAGAATATAAGGATTATACAATAGTTGTTTTAGACCAATATATTAGAGATTATGATGATTATATAAGGTCAGATATTACTGATTTTGGAGAAATTTATACTAATGTAAAAAGAATAAATGGAAATATAAAATATATAATTCATGCTGCCAGTGAAGTTGGTAGAATAAATGGTGAAGAGCATCCTTGGAAAATGATTGACTCTGCAGTAAAAGGAACATTGAACTTAATAAATATTGCATTAGAATATGATGCTAAATTAGTATATTTTAGTACTTCAGAAGTTTACGGAGATATTTTTGATGATAAAGAAGTTATAGAAAAAGATATGTTAAATGTAAGTCCTTTAACCTTAAATAATGTTTATGCTATAAGTAAGCTCTTTGGAGAAAGTTTAGTTAGACATTATGTTAAAAATTATGGATTAAAAGCTGTTAGTATAAGACCATTTATGGTATATGGACCAGGAGTATACTCTTCAAAATATAAATCTGCATTAGATATTTTCATATGGAATATTTTAAATGAAAAAGAAATTAATGTTGATAAAGATTGTGTTCGCTCTTGGTGTCATATAAATGATTTTATAGAAGGAATACTATTAATAGTGAGAAAGCATGATTTTGATAGGAATGAATATCAGGCGTATAATATAGGAAATAACAAGGAATATAAGACTATAGAAGAAAGTGCAAAATTCATTACCAAAGAACTGCACGCAGATCCTAATCTAATAAAGAGACAAAAATTTAATGGCAAATTTAAATCTCAAAGCAAATATTTTAATACAGATAAACTAGAAAACTTAGGCTTTATTCCAAAAGTAAGTATTGAAGAAGGTATACAAGAAATGATTAGCTGGTATAAAAAAGTTAAAAAAGAGAGTATAAAATGA
- a CDS encoding NAD-dependent epimerase/dehydratase family protein yields the protein MIAVLGASGFIGQNIQNTLSKYYKEECKNVLMIYFNNSNNIFNKFNKISFENFIKDEKLMSKIDTLIITCGNSNTNIDTENVYEFIKKDTNYIFKMKDKINCNIIFLSSAAVYDGNYGCAKEDEKIYPHSIYGICKYNSEMAIKYIMKDIKDKKLIIYRLTYCYGRFERNNRLMSLIDKCIKENKILKVSGYNNYFNLLSAEFISKVMIKSAKYINIFPKEEIINLTSLNKIKLREVLDIITNKKNLKYELALEEPIIKYFPSIHKLEYYLKKLEIPEENLEKKIIDYFS from the coding sequence ATGATAGCAGTTTTAGGTGCTAGTGGATTTATAGGACAAAATATTCAAAACACTTTAAGTAAATATTATAAAGAAGAATGTAAAAATGTATTAATGATATACTTTAATAATTCAAATAATATATTTAATAAATTTAATAAAATAAGCTTTGAAAATTTTATTAAAGATGAAAAACTCATGAGTAAAATTGATACCTTAATAATTACCTGTGGAAATAGCAACACCAACATTGATACAGAAAATGTCTATGAATTTATAAAAAAAGATACAAATTATATTTTTAAAATGAAAGATAAAATCAATTGTAATATTATATTTTTATCTAGTGCAGCTGTATATGACGGAAACTATGGCTGCGCTAAAGAAGACGAAAAAATATATCCTCATAGTATATATGGAATATGTAAATACAATTCTGAAATGGCTATAAAATATATAATGAAAGATATAAAAGATAAAAAATTAATTATATATAGACTTACCTATTGCTATGGAAGATTTGAAAGAAATAATCGATTAATGTCCTTGATTGACAAGTGTATCAAAGAAAATAAAATTTTAAAAGTTAGTGGATATAATAATTATTTTAATCTATTATCTGCTGAATTTATATCTAAAGTTATGATTAAGTCAGCTAAATATATTAATATTTTTCCAAAAGAAGAAATTATCAATTTAACATCATTAAATAAAATAAAATTGAGAGAAGTATTAGATATCATTACTAATAAAAAAAATTTAAAATATGAGTTAGCATTGGAAGAACCTATTATTAAATACTTCCCTTCTATCCATAAACTAGAATACTATCTAAAAAAATTAGAAATACCAGAAGAAAATCTTGAAAAGAAAATAATAGATTATTTTTCTTAA